The Actinomadura sp. WMMB 499 genome includes a window with the following:
- a CDS encoding MFS transporter, giving the protein MFRTELRSPSPAAPAHAPFGPTVAVLAATALLATSQLYGMIPLLGRAASGWHADPASLTWLVSVFGFGYAAGFLLFGPLSDRLGRRRVMVGGVAATAVTTALVAAAPSPEAAIMLRIAQGVTIGAFPPVAMAYIGERVAPHRRLVTVTAMTTGFLAAAVIGQLAAQGLAAVLGWRSFFLAGAVAFAAAAVALARVLLPDGPSGGASPLTAYRMMFRLLAAPNLVPLFLAVPVVLGPFVAIYTGLELTGTTGLLALRASALPVILAVPFLTTRLARIPGPARAAGALAAAAAGVALVGLLEPGTLGLALLLMVVTAGTAVAAPGLIDIVVARAGAARAPAVSLHSTLLFAGASLGPQLAAALTGQGLRALGLVLAALLAAGALLVAGTGRERT; this is encoded by the coding sequence CGCTCCCCCTCCCCCGCGGCTCCGGCCCACGCTCCGTTCGGACCCACCGTGGCCGTGCTCGCCGCCACCGCCCTGCTGGCCACGAGCCAGCTGTACGGGATGATCCCGCTGCTCGGCCGCGCCGCGTCCGGCTGGCACGCCGACCCCGCGTCCCTCACCTGGCTCGTCAGCGTCTTCGGCTTCGGGTACGCCGCCGGGTTCCTGCTGTTCGGCCCGCTGTCGGACCGGCTCGGCCGCCGCCGCGTCATGGTCGGCGGCGTCGCGGCCACCGCCGTCACCACCGCGCTCGTCGCCGCCGCGCCGTCCCCCGAGGCCGCGATCATGCTGCGCATCGCGCAGGGCGTCACCATCGGCGCGTTCCCGCCCGTCGCGATGGCCTACATCGGCGAGCGGGTCGCGCCGCACCGCAGGCTCGTCACCGTCACCGCGATGACCACCGGGTTCCTCGCCGCCGCCGTCATCGGCCAGCTCGCCGCGCAGGGCCTCGCCGCGGTGCTCGGCTGGCGCTCGTTCTTCCTCGCCGGCGCGGTCGCGTTCGCCGCCGCCGCCGTCGCGCTCGCGCGCGTGCTGCTGCCGGACGGCCCGTCCGGCGGGGCCTCGCCCCTCACCGCCTACCGGATGATGTTCCGGTTGCTGGCCGCCCCGAACCTGGTGCCGCTGTTCCTGGCCGTCCCCGTCGTCCTCGGCCCCTTCGTCGCGATCTACACCGGACTGGAGCTCACCGGCACCACCGGGCTGCTGGCGCTGCGCGCGAGCGCGCTGCCCGTCATCCTCGCCGTCCCGTTCCTCACCACCCGGCTCGCCCGGATCCCCGGCCCGGCCCGGGCGGCCGGGGCACTCGCCGCGGCCGCCGCCGGGGTCGCCCTCGTCGGCCTCCTGGAACCGGGCACCCTCGGGCTCGCGCTGCTGCTGATGGTCGTCACCGCGGGCACCGCCGTCGCGGCCCCCGGCCTCATCGACATCGTCGTCGCACGGGCGGGCGCCGCCCGCGCACCGGCCGTCTCGCTGCACAGCACTCTGCTGTTCGCCGGCGCCAGCCTCGGGCCGCAGCTCGCCGCCGCGCTGACGGGCCAGGGGCTGCGCGCGCTCGGCCTCGTCCTCGCCGCGCTGCTCGCCGCCGGTGCCCTGCTGGTCGCCGGCACCGGGCGCGAGCGGACCTGA